In Sulfitobacter faviae, the genomic window AGAGGCGAGGCCGGGCAACAGGGCAATGACAAAAATAAGCGATCTTATAAACAACAACGTCAGTTCTCCAATCTGTCGGAGCGGATGGAATATTCGAGGACGGTGAAGCCGAAGGGATTGGTCCAGACCTCATCGATGGAGCGACGGGTTTCGGGGCGGAACTCGAAGAGAAGCGTGGCGGTGAAGAGCCCGGTCTGGGTGCCGTTGATGGAGGTCAGCTGCTTGCGCAGGCGGACCGTCGCGCGGTTGGTTCCGATCCGGTTGATGCTGAGGATCTCCACGTCGAGCCGGGCATTGGGGCCATAGACGGTCGGCGGATAGTTTTCATTTGCGCTGTTCCAGATCTGGCGTAGCCCGCTCTCGGCAGCCCCGTCAGAGCGGCGCAGGACGCTGCGGATGCGCAGGTCGTTGTCGAGCTGGTTGTAGACCTCGCGGTCGGTCACATAGCGGAACACTTCCGCCTCGATGATCGCCTGGTTGGCGGTCACCGAGGAAGCGCCCACCGAGGCTTCGGGGAGTGCAAAGCCGGTGGCGGGATCATAGGGGACAACGACGGGGGGCGGATCGACATCGAGGATCGAGACAGCTGCCGCGCTCAGACAGCCGATGATGCCGAAGACAAGGCCTATCAGGCCAAGACGCTGCCAGAGCCGTTCACGGCGCAGGGCACCGTAGACCAGTTCTTCCTCGATGATTTCCTGTTCAGTCGCCACCCGTCATGCCTCCGCGATCACTCGGCCCGCAGGTCCGGCAAGGTGAAATCCATGAAGCGCTGCTCCTCGGCGATTGTGGCGGCATCGATCACGCCGCCCGTGCCATCGCCCACCGTTTGAATCGCTTCCAGCTGCCACATTGCCACCAGGGCGATGGCCAATTCAGCTGTCACGCGCGTGTTGAGATCGACGCTTTGCTTGAGCTCTTCCATGTCGTCGATGAGCCCGACAAGGCGGTCTACCCGCTCGAGCGATTGGCCCGCATCTTCATAGCTGTTCTGGGCGGCGGCTGATACGAGCGCGCCGGTGGTGGCCTGCGTCGCCACGCGGTTGGCCCCGGGATTGCCGCTCGCGGCCATTTCCGAGAGGGTGTCTTCGTCAAAGCCGAGGTCGGCCAGCACCCGGTCCATCTGGGTTTCGATCTCGCCTGCGCCGGAGCCCGAGAGGCCCGAGAAATCCCCCGTCTTGATCGCCTCAATTGTGGCGAGGATGTCCCCGAACTCCTGGTCGAGTAGGCCATTGAGTTCGTCTTCCATCTCGGTGCGGATGATTTCTGGAAGCTCGGCGAGGCGGGTGAGGGCCTCGTAGGTTCTTTGCAGCTCCGCGAGTTGGTCCGTGAGCAGGCCGAGCTGTTCACGGAGCTGCGTCAGCTGCTCGTTCTGCAGGATCTCGTCGTCGATCATCTGCCGCAGCTGCTGGATGTTTTGCGCGATGTTCTGGGTGTCGACGACCGGTACACCTTGTGCTGCGGCAGGGGGTAGGACGCTGAACTGCAAGCCAACGCCAAATGTCGTGGCCAAAGCTGTCCTCAAGAGCAGATGTCCCATCATTCAATCTCCCTGATCGTAAAATCCATGAACGCGCCTTCGGCCATGCGAGCGCTGGCCTGGGCCAGCTCCTCGGCAGAAAGGACGCGGGTGCGTGCCGCCTGAAGCCGGATGCGTGCAGCGACGAGGCGCACGAGT contains:
- a CDS encoding virB8 family protein, which translates into the protein MATEQEIIEEELVYGALRRERLWQRLGLIGLVFGIIGCLSAAAVSILDVDPPPVVVPYDPATGFALPEASVGASSVTANQAIIEAEVFRYVTDREVYNQLDNDLRIRSVLRRSDGAAESGLRQIWNSANENYPPTVYGPNARLDVEILSINRIGTNRATVRLRKQLTSINGTQTGLFTATLLFEFRPETRRSIDEVWTNPFGFTVLEYSIRSDRLEN
- a CDS encoding type IV secretion system protein codes for the protein MGHLLLRTALATTFGVGLQFSVLPPAAAQGVPVVDTQNIAQNIQQLRQMIDDEILQNEQLTQLREQLGLLTDQLAELQRTYEALTRLAELPEIIRTEMEDELNGLLDQEFGDILATIEAIKTGDFSGLSGSGAGEIETQMDRVLADLGFDEDTLSEMAASGNPGANRVATQATTGALVSAAAQNSYEDAGQSLERVDRLVGLIDDMEELKQSVDLNTRVTAELAIALVAMWQLEAIQTVGDGTGGVIDAATIAEEQRFMDFTLPDLRAE